A region of Moorena producens PAL-8-15-08-1 DNA encodes the following proteins:
- a CDS encoding RNA-guided endonuclease InsQ/TnpB family protein, which translates to MHYGYVYKLCPSLEQVTTMNQWLNMLLAQYNYLLRDRNESYEQVKAPKMGEYCNLQTKGSACPLTCSVNKSTSVGYPWKKGKNPKRNPYEVQSSSLPTLKKERPWYKGIHSTVLQQMLRQLDRAFSKFFKEGAGYPKPKRRSRFRSFNYAPKQVKIKGHHIYLPGIGWMQFYNSRPIPCGFQIKSVTVRRKAKGWFVSVQIEDKSVPVAPTKTKDEINPDRVKGCDLGIKKLISTSEGEFIPNPVKGLKHKRLSRRLKIRQRAASRKKKGSKNRKKAFGKVAYLHQQLENKRSGYHWEVANQLTDNVDALVFEDLNIKGMKSRCKPKPNQNGGYDHNGQSAKRGLNRAISDAAWGELLNKVEVVAAKSGIPVVKVPPQNTSRECPKCHHISKDNRKGEKFVCTECGYHDDADANGAVNIKIKGLKKLGFDPTELPTGRGKVTPTELSTVKVEPRKESPSLYRVG; encoded by the coding sequence GTGCATTACGGATACGTCTACAAGTTATGCCCTAGCCTAGAGCAGGTGACCACCATGAATCAGTGGTTAAATATGCTTTTAGCGCAGTACAACTATCTATTACGGGATAGGAACGAGTCTTATGAGCAGGTGAAAGCTCCGAAAATGGGAGAATACTGCAACCTACAGACTAAGGGGTCAGCTTGTCCTTTGACCTGTTCGGTTAACAAATCGACATCCGTAGGTTACCCCTGGAAAAAAGGTAAAAACCCTAAACGAAACCCTTACGAAGTGCAAAGTTCGAGTCTACCGACACTGAAAAAGGAGCGCCCTTGGTACAAAGGGATTCACTCAACTGTCTTACAGCAGATGTTACGGCAGTTAGATCGGGCATTCTCGAAGTTTTTTAAAGAGGGTGCTGGCTACCCTAAACCTAAGCGTCGTTCTAGATTCAGAAGTTTTAACTACGCGCCTAAGCAAGTTAAAATCAAAGGGCATCATATCTACCTACCGGGTATTGGGTGGATGCAATTCTATAACTCCAGACCTATTCCCTGTGGGTTTCAAATCAAGTCTGTCACCGTCCGCAGAAAGGCTAAAGGATGGTTCGTTAGCGTCCAAATTGAGGATAAGTCTGTTCCTGTAGCCCCGACAAAGACTAAAGATGAGATTAACCCCGATCGGGTGAAGGGTTGCGACTTAGGTATCAAAAAATTAATCAGTACCTCGGAAGGTGAATTTATACCTAACCCGGTGAAGGGTTTAAAACATAAACGGCTATCACGACGATTGAAAATCAGACAGCGTGCTGCTAGTCGAAAGAAAAAAGGGTCTAAAAACCGCAAAAAAGCGTTCGGAAAGGTCGCTTACTTACACCAGCAGCTAGAGAACAAGAGGTCTGGGTATCATTGGGAAGTTGCTAATCAACTAACTGATAATGTCGATGCCTTGGTGTTTGAAGACTTGAACATCAAAGGTATGAAGTCTCGGTGTAAACCCAAACCTAATCAGAATGGTGGTTATGATCACAATGGTCAATCTGCTAAGCGCGGTTTAAACCGGGCGATCTCGGACGCTGCATGGGGTGAGTTGCTTAACAAGGTTGAAGTCGTGGCTGCGAAGTCAGGCATACCTGTAGTCAAAGTACCGCCTCAGAACACCTCAAGAGAGTGTCCTAAGTGTCACCACATCAGCAAAGACAACCGCAAAGGAGAAAAGTTCGTCTGTACCGAATGCGGATACCACGATGATGCTGATGCAAACGGTGCCGTGAACATCAAAATCAAGGGTCTGAAAAAACTGGGATTTGACCCTACCGAGCTACCCACGGGACGTGGGAAAGTTACGCCTACGGAGCTATCAACCGTTAAGGTTGAGCCTAGGAAAGAATCCCCATCCCTCTATAGGGTGGGGTAG
- the frr gene encoding ribosome recycling factor — translation MQLADVETSMQKAVEATQRAFNTIRTGRASTSLLDRVMVEYYGTPTPLKSLANINTPDASTITIQPYDKSMLSQIEKAITLSDLDLPPNNNGEVVRLNIPPLTSERRKEFVKMASKFAEEGRVSIRNIRRDAVDSVRKEEKNKEISEDESRDLQEEIQKLTNKYTKKVDEVFAAKEKDIMTV, via the coding sequence GTGCAATTAGCTGATGTCGAAACCAGTATGCAGAAAGCTGTTGAGGCAACTCAACGGGCGTTCAATACCATTAGGACTGGTCGCGCCAGTACTAGTCTATTGGATCGGGTGATGGTTGAGTACTATGGTACCCCAACCCCCCTGAAATCTTTGGCTAATATCAACACGCCAGACGCTAGTACAATCACCATCCAACCTTACGACAAAAGTATGCTGAGCCAGATCGAGAAAGCAATTACTCTTTCGGATCTGGATTTGCCTCCGAACAACAATGGTGAAGTTGTGCGGTTAAATATTCCTCCACTCACTAGCGAGCGCCGTAAAGAATTTGTCAAAATGGCAAGTAAGTTTGCGGAGGAAGGTCGAGTATCGATTCGCAATATCCGTCGTGATGCCGTTGACTCTGTCCGAAAAGAGGAAAAAAATAAGGAAATCTCTGAGGATGAGTCACGGGATTTGCAGGAGGAGATTCAGAAGTTGACGAATAAATACACAAAAAAAGTTGATGAAGTGTTCGCGGCTAAAGAAAAAGACATCATGACTGTGTAA
- a CDS encoding SDR family NAD(P)-dependent oxidoreductase: MKIQGKTALVTGASRGIGRAIALELAQQGIRRLLLVARNRQRLAEVAAEIERQGVLVVTLVLDLTQIVGVNIAIARAWRSYGPIDLLVNCAGVAHQAPFLESKLQNLQEEIATNLMGMYTMTRLIGRRMAVRREGTIVNVSSLMGKVAAPTMASYSATKFGIVGFTQALRGELAPQNIRVMALLPSLTDTDMARGLQLFRWVLPMTPQQVAKVLVAKLEKNSSEILVGWQSHLAIWCQRFFPSLLEKVLRIVAPLSLSRSKSFGEIANRQQATSNRKGFWRIVLDFGFFRSSRQSFNQGLKDKFPD; encoded by the coding sequence ATGAAGATTCAGGGAAAAACGGCTCTGGTTACCGGAGCCTCACGTGGTATTGGCAGAGCGATCGCTCTGGAGTTAGCCCAACAAGGAATAAGACGCTTACTGTTGGTGGCGCGAAATCGCCAACGTTTAGCAGAAGTGGCGGCTGAGATTGAACGACAAGGGGTACTAGTTGTGACGCTCGTCTTAGATCTAACCCAAATAGTAGGAGTCAATATTGCGATCGCACGAGCTTGGCGAAGTTACGGACCAATTGATTTGTTGGTTAACTGTGCTGGCGTTGCTCATCAAGCTCCTTTTCTAGAATCCAAACTGCAAAACTTACAGGAAGAAATCGCCACGAATTTAATGGGTATGTACACAATGACTCGTCTAATTGGGCGACGCATGGCAGTACGACGAGAAGGCACTATTGTCAATGTTTCTAGTTTAATGGGTAAGGTAGCAGCACCGACGATGGCAAGCTATTCCGCTACCAAATTTGGAATTGTTGGTTTTACCCAAGCGTTACGGGGAGAGTTAGCGCCACAAAATATCCGGGTAATGGCTTTACTGCCATCGTTAACAGATACTGATATGGCGCGAGGATTACAGTTGTTTCGCTGGGTGTTGCCGATGACTCCTCAACAAGTCGCTAAGGTGCTAGTCGCCAAACTGGAGAAGAACTCATCGGAAATTTTAGTGGGATGGCAAAGTCATTTAGCTATATGGTGTCAGCGTTTCTTTCCTTCGCTATTGGAGAAAGTGTTACGGATTGTAGCTCCTTTATCTTTATCTAGAAGTAAAAGTTTTGGAGAAATAGCAAACAGGCAACAGGCAACAAGCAACAGGAAAGGATTTTGGAGAATAGTTTTAGATTTTGGCTTCTTTAGGTCTAGTAGACAAAGCTTTAATCAAGGTTTAAAAGACAAATTTCCTGATTAA
- the pyrH gene encoding UMP kinase, whose translation MGIKYRRVLLKLSGEALMGNLGYGISPEVVQEIAAEVAAVLNEGVQMAIVVGGGNIFRGLKAAAGGMDRATADYIGMIATVMNALTLQDALERNDIPTRVQTAIEMQEVAEPYIRRRAIRHLEKGRVVIFGAGSGNPFFTTDTTAALRAAEIDAEVIFKATKVDGIYDCDPKLNPNARRYQSLTYSHVLSQDLRVMDSTAIALCKENNLPIMVFDLRVRGNIHRAVMGETVGTIVGGSCAIS comes from the coding sequence ATGGGGATAAAATACCGAAGGGTTTTACTAAAATTGAGCGGTGAAGCCTTGATGGGCAATTTGGGCTACGGCATCTCACCGGAAGTGGTTCAGGAAATCGCAGCTGAAGTGGCTGCCGTTTTGAATGAAGGTGTTCAAATGGCAATCGTTGTCGGTGGTGGCAATATATTTCGCGGACTCAAAGCTGCAGCGGGGGGGATGGATCGGGCAACTGCTGATTATATCGGTATGATTGCCACAGTGATGAATGCCTTGACTTTGCAAGATGCTCTAGAACGAAACGATATCCCGACACGGGTGCAAACTGCCATCGAAATGCAGGAAGTGGCAGAACCGTATATCAGGCGTCGTGCCATTCGCCACCTGGAAAAGGGACGAGTGGTTATTTTTGGTGCAGGTAGTGGTAATCCCTTTTTTACCACTGACACCACCGCTGCTTTACGAGCGGCAGAAATCGATGCTGAGGTAATATTTAAGGCAACTAAAGTTGATGGTATTTATGATTGTGATCCTAAGCTGAATCCTAATGCCCGACGGTATCAGAGCCTGACTTATAGCCATGTCCTAAGTCAGGATTTGCGGGTGATGGATAGTACTGCGATCGCATTATGTAAAGAGAATAACCTCCCAATTATGGTATTTGATCTAAGGGTGCGGGGTAATATTCACCGCGCTGTTATGGGAGAAACTGTTGGAACAATAGTGGGAGGTTCCTGTGCAATTAGCTGA
- a CDS encoding alpha/beta fold hydrolase, producing the protein MSSSFTAPIRDQIETKTWMWQGFSIGYKAYGNSGPAVVMVHGFGASSGHWRKTLPVLGENCRCYAIDLIGFGASAKPTPGIEIDYTFETWGQQIADFCREVVGGPAFLVGNSIGCIALMQTAVDNPELAKGVALLNFSLRLLHERKRAELPWYQRLGAPVLQRFLKIKWVGQYFFSQLAKPKVVRNILLQAYCRPEAVTDELVDLIMAPAADPGAADVFIAFTNYSQGPLPEDLIPILPCPAIILWGSEDPWEPIDLGRELAKFPTVEKFIPLEGLGHCPQDEAPEIVNPILLNWIGENPVKG; encoded by the coding sequence ATGTCTTCCTCTTTCACAGCCCCAATCAGGGATCAGATTGAAACAAAAACCTGGATGTGGCAGGGCTTTTCCATTGGGTATAAAGCTTACGGTAATTCTGGACCAGCTGTGGTTATGGTCCATGGCTTTGGGGCATCTTCCGGACATTGGCGCAAGACCTTGCCAGTGTTGGGGGAAAACTGCCGATGTTATGCCATTGATTTGATTGGCTTTGGCGCTTCAGCTAAACCAACTCCTGGTATAGAGATAGACTATACCTTTGAAACCTGGGGGCAACAAATTGCCGATTTCTGTCGGGAGGTGGTTGGTGGTCCGGCTTTTTTAGTCGGAAACTCTATCGGCTGTATTGCCCTGATGCAAACCGCTGTAGATAATCCAGAGCTAGCTAAAGGAGTCGCCCTGCTCAACTTTTCTCTACGACTACTCCATGAGCGTAAACGGGCTGAACTCCCTTGGTATCAGCGTCTTGGCGCACCAGTACTTCAACGATTCTTAAAAATTAAGTGGGTTGGCCAGTATTTTTTTAGTCAGCTGGCTAAGCCTAAAGTAGTGCGTAATATTCTGTTGCAAGCCTACTGCCGTCCAGAAGCTGTCACTGATGAACTGGTTGATCTAATCATGGCACCAGCAGCTGATCCCGGTGCAGCTGATGTTTTTATTGCTTTTACTAACTATTCTCAAGGACCTCTACCAGAAGACCTGATCCCAATTTTGCCTTGTCCTGCGATCATACTATGGGGCAGCGAAGACCCCTGGGAACCCATTGACTTGGGACGAGAATTAGCTAAATTCCCGACTGTAGAAAAGTTTATTCCTTTAGAAGGTTTGGGTCATTGTCCCCAAGATGAAGCACCAGAGATAGTCAACCCGATTTTGCTCAATTGGATTGGGGAAAACCCGGTTAAAGGTTGA
- a CDS encoding thioredoxin family protein, with the protein MTIEKIIITIGSYAPDFELPGTDEQVHHLCRYLERFSGVGVIFLGNNCPYVNCYIPRLKQIQDQFEHQGFTLVGINANDVYQYPAESFEEMKQFCQTQQLNFPYLWDPTQDVAHSFGAQKTTEAFLIDHKGIVCYNGSIDDNPQDGDAVQAHYFNSAIASLLTGQEISPQSTKVTGSPIQWR; encoded by the coding sequence ATGACTATAGAAAAAATCATCATCACCATTGGCAGTTATGCTCCGGATTTTGAATTGCCGGGAACTGATGAGCAGGTTCACCATCTCTGCCGTTACTTAGAACGTTTCTCAGGAGTGGGAGTTATTTTCTTAGGCAACAACTGCCCCTATGTCAATTGCTACATCCCAAGACTCAAACAGATTCAAGACCAGTTTGAACATCAAGGTTTTACCCTAGTGGGCATTAATGCCAATGATGTTTATCAGTACCCCGCAGAGAGTTTTGAGGAAATGAAGCAGTTCTGCCAAACTCAGCAATTGAATTTTCCTTACCTTTGGGATCCAACTCAAGACGTAGCTCACAGCTTTGGTGCCCAGAAAACCACTGAGGCATTTTTAATTGACCATAAGGGAATTGTATGCTATAATGGGTCAATTGATGATAATCCCCAAGATGGTGACGCAGTACAAGCCCATTACTTCAATAGTGCGATCGCGTCTCTTTTAACAGGGCAAGAGATTTCACCACAATCAACTAAGGTAACTGGTAGTCCTATTCAGTGGCGATAA